From a single Candidatus Desulfatibia profunda genomic region:
- a CDS encoding FeoB-associated Cys-rich membrane protein codes for MEIFIVIVIVGLATAYIIKTFYNKYKIGKASGPDCGCTSCDSNDPARSRLANTKPDDCLICK; via the coding sequence ATGGAAATATTTATCGTTATTGTCATCGTTGGCCTGGCAACGGCCTATATTATTAAAACCTTTTACAACAAATATAAAATCGGAAAAGCAAGCGGCCCAGATTGCGGATGCACTTCATGCGACTCAAACGACCCGGCACGCAGCCGGTTGGCCAACACCAAACCGGATGACTGCCTGATCTGTAAGTAA
- a CDS encoding DUF1007 family protein produces MFGIIGFIVLNASGRNLYAHPHVFIVQRIDIVFDDQGLEGFKMRWCFDEMFSIMIAGDYDRNQNRCLEPKEVQTIKEKAFNYLSNYNYFTFIKIDGKPFEVKYIKNFVAVLENNKLIYEFFVPCHVAAIRQFKKIIIAVYDPSYYTAIFFAENQPASLSFAESFDVKSAIREDKTTSIYYGMVHPWALFLEFRLKP; encoded by the coding sequence ATGTTTGGGATCATTGGTTTTATAGTGCTCAATGCCAGCGGTCGAAACCTTTATGCGCATCCGCATGTTTTTATTGTTCAACGGATCGATATTGTATTTGACGATCAAGGCCTGGAGGGCTTTAAAATGCGCTGGTGCTTCGATGAAATGTTCTCGATCATGATCGCCGGTGATTATGACCGCAATCAAAACAGGTGCCTTGAACCTAAAGAAGTGCAAACCATTAAAGAGAAAGCCTTTAATTATCTTTCCAACTACAACTATTTTACGTTTATCAAGATCGACGGCAAGCCATTCGAAGTAAAATATATCAAAAATTTTGTAGCAGTTTTAGAAAACAATAAGCTGATTTACGAATTTTTTGTTCCCTGCCATGTAGCAGCGATTCGTCAGTTTAAAAAAATCATTATCGCTGTCTATGATCCGTCTTATTACACGGCCATTTTCTTTGCGGAAAATCAACCCGCATCCCTGTCTTTTGCGGAATCATTTGACGTCAAAAGTGCGATTCGGGAAGATAAAACCACATCGATATATTACGGTATGGTTCATCCGTGGGCGCTTTTTCTGGAGTTTCGTTTAAAACCATGA
- the pabB gene encoding aminodeoxychorismate synthase component I translates to MDEIKKHAGKITGIHTERISIGESFLDFSARFAPLAGTAILMSGGDLDCARYHILGAKPWLVFSGRSRNMTIRVANQTFSFNADPFDTLRSILSTFSLKGLGPDPSDLPQPFAAGLIGYLAYDLKDVLEKLPRTSIDDLRLPHICLFAPAIIVVHDKITGSTRLCIPKRFVSGQSCLDEDLMTFKQILTSRPPQNKSFRGGASGFRSNFTKPGYINAVERIKEYIAAGHVYQVNMSQRFEMDFEGDPFSLFASLYDINPAPFFAYLNAGDHQIVSTSPERFLLQAGDRVETRPIKGTRPRGKTPAQDVKLGTQLQQSKKDDAELAMIVDLLRNDIGKVCEAGSVRVAEHKRLEAYQNVYHLVSIVEGRLDQGRDCVDLLRATFPGGSITGCPKIRTMEIIDELEPNRRHIYTGSIGYISFHGTMDLSIAIRTATIFNRKIIFSVGGGIVFDSEPLDEYEETLHKGRTLVEVFKGKEKKSQNKNYIWINGAMVPLDQAAVPVTDPGFQYGYGFFETIRVDQGTPKYLEAHVDRFYKTWTQLFSQHPPDLTWDEIVHQVVARNNLLNQTAAVKMIATKGNRETPPYNHTLIVIARPYVHRLTDKKEPGLNLAVYPHPRQTPLADHKTLNYLYYYLAGKWAQEQNADEALILNPDRSVSETNTANILLVKNKAVIRPTSQHVLPGIMEQVVCKLLAGWGYRIEEKPVHLEDLFAADKVLITNALMGAVPALSLDGQTLPTTSNLWQKINKAVL, encoded by the coding sequence ATGGATGAAATCAAAAAACACGCCGGCAAGATAACCGGTATTCATACCGAGCGTATTTCGATCGGCGAATCGTTTCTCGATTTTTCCGCCCGTTTTGCCCCCTTGGCCGGTACGGCGATCTTGATGAGCGGAGGTGATCTGGATTGCGCCAGATACCATATTCTCGGTGCAAAACCCTGGCTTGTGTTTTCGGGGCGCAGCCGGAACATGACCATCAGGGTTGCAAATCAAACTTTTTCTTTTAATGCCGACCCGTTCGACACGCTCCGCTCGATCTTAAGCACTTTCAGCCTGAAGGGGCTTGGCCCGGATCCATCGGATTTACCGCAGCCGTTTGCCGCCGGGCTCATAGGGTACCTGGCCTACGACCTTAAAGACGTCCTGGAAAAGCTCCCGCGCACATCCATAGACGACCTGCGCCTGCCGCATATATGCCTTTTTGCGCCCGCAATCATCGTTGTCCATGATAAAATTACCGGCAGCACCCGACTCTGTATCCCCAAACGCTTCGTTTCCGGGCAAAGCTGTTTGGATGAAGATTTAATGACCTTTAAACAGATCCTGACATCCAGGCCGCCCCAAAATAAAAGTTTCAGAGGTGGTGCCAGCGGGTTCAGATCCAATTTCACCAAACCCGGATACATCAACGCCGTTGAAAGGATTAAGGAGTATATCGCCGCCGGTCATGTTTATCAGGTCAACATGTCCCAGCGTTTTGAAATGGATTTTGAAGGCGATCCTTTCAGTCTGTTTGCATCCCTATACGACATCAATCCGGCCCCCTTCTTCGCTTACTTAAATGCCGGCGACCACCAGATTGTTTCCACGTCTCCGGAACGCTTTTTACTGCAAGCCGGCGACAGGGTTGAAACCAGACCCATTAAAGGCACACGCCCCAGGGGAAAAACACCGGCCCAAGACGTAAAACTTGGCACACAATTACAACAAAGCAAAAAAGATGATGCCGAGCTTGCAATGATCGTCGATCTTTTGCGTAACGATATCGGCAAGGTCTGTGAGGCCGGCTCCGTCCGGGTGGCGGAGCACAAGCGGCTGGAAGCATACCAGAATGTGTATCACCTGGTATCGATTGTCGAAGGCAGACTCGACCAGGGCCGCGATTGTGTGGATCTTCTCCGTGCAACCTTTCCCGGCGGATCGATTACAGGCTGTCCCAAAATCAGAACCATGGAAATCATCGACGAACTTGAACCTAACCGGCGGCATATCTACACCGGCTCCATCGGTTACATCAGTTTTCACGGCACCATGGATCTATCCATTGCCATCCGCACCGCCACAATATTTAATAGAAAGATTATCTTCTCGGTCGGGGGTGGGATTGTGTTTGATTCCGAACCGCTGGATGAATACGAAGAAACGTTGCATAAAGGCCGGACACTGGTGGAGGTTTTTAAGGGCAAAGAAAAAAAGTCCCAAAACAAAAACTACATCTGGATCAACGGCGCCATGGTGCCGCTGGACCAGGCCGCCGTCCCGGTAACAGATCCGGGTTTTCAATACGGTTACGGGTTTTTTGAAACCATTCGGGTGGACCAGGGAACCCCAAAGTACTTAGAAGCCCATGTTGACAGATTTTACAAAACATGGACACAGCTTTTTTCACAGCATCCACCGGACCTGACCTGGGATGAGATTGTCCATCAGGTCGTTGCCCGCAACAACCTGCTCAATCAAACCGCCGCCGTCAAGATGATCGCCACCAAAGGAAACCGGGAAACCCCTCCTTACAACCATACCCTGATTGTAATCGCCAGACCGTATGTGCATCGTTTAACAGATAAAAAAGAACCGGGCTTGAACCTGGCCGTTTATCCCCATCCGCGCCAGACGCCCCTGGCCGACCATAAGACACTCAATTATCTATATTATTATCTGGCCGGAAAATGGGCCCAAGAACAAAACGCCGACGAAGCTTTGATCCTAAATCCGGACCGGAGCGTATCCGAAACCAATACGGCCAATATTTTGCTGGTCAAAAACAAAGCGGTAATAAGGCCGACTTCTCAACACGTTTTGCCCGGTATTATGGAACAGGTGGTTTGCAAGCTTCTTGCCGGGTGGGGCTACCGGATAGAGGAAAAACCTGTGCACTTGGAAGATCTTTTTGCTGCTGACAAGGTGTTGATTACCAACGCCTTAATGGGGGCCGTACCGGCCCTGAGCCTGGACGGCCAAACGCTGCCAACGACCTCAAACCTTTGGCAGAAAATCAACAAAGCGGTTTTATAA
- a CDS encoding aminodeoxychorismate/anthranilate synthase component II, translating into MNKLLVIDNYDSFTYNLVQMFRYYDLDIHVFRSDMITLEQIEALNPDYVTISPGPKDPFHAGISVPLIKAFYNKLPILGVCLGMQCINEAFGGQTVRAPVPIHGKVSMIHHNNFGIFKGIQSPFAAARYHSLMATFRQTELVVTSRSPEGVVMGMSHPRYPLHGVQFHPESFLTEHGFLLVENFLKLGPLGASHFEMRNADAAQKPAACYG; encoded by the coding sequence ATGAACAAGCTGCTGGTCATCGATAATTACGACTCTTTTACGTACAATCTGGTGCAGATGTTCAGGTACTATGACCTCGACATTCACGTTTTTAGAAGCGACATGATCACGCTGGAACAGATTGAAGCGTTGAATCCGGATTATGTGACCATCAGTCCCGGCCCCAAAGATCCGTTCCATGCCGGGATCTCTGTCCCGCTGATTAAAGCCTTTTACAATAAGCTGCCTATTTTGGGCGTATGTTTGGGGATGCAATGCATCAACGAAGCTTTTGGCGGCCAAACCGTTCGAGCCCCGGTGCCGATACACGGAAAAGTGAGCATGATCCATCATAATAACTTCGGTATTTTCAAAGGGATTCAATCTCCCTTTGCCGCTGCCCGTTATCACTCTCTGATGGCGACATTCAGACAAACCGAGCTGGTAGTGACGTCCCGCAGCCCGGAAGGAGTCGTCATGGGAATGTCTCATCCCCGCTATCCGCTTCACGGTGTCCAATTCCATCCCGAAAGCTTTTTGACCGAACACGGATTTTTGCTGGTGGAAAACTTTCTCAAACTGGGACCCCTGGGGGCTTCGCATTTTGAAATGCGAAACGCCGATGCCGCTCAAAAGCCGGCAGCCTGTTATGGATGA
- a CDS encoding HD domain-containing protein, translated as MNPIDIINEFYSPSSKTYKILVRHGKDVARKAVDAAEKVPHLKPDLEFIQEASMLHDIGIFLTNSPKLGCKGKHPYICHGYLGRELLVNNGFPIHALVCERHVGVGITATEIERHHLPLPVRNMVPVSIEEQVVCYADKFFSKNSRSVSKEKPLEEILRKIERYGADKVTTFQSWIKLFA; from the coding sequence GTGAATCCTATTGATATTATTAACGAGTTTTATAGTCCCAGCTCCAAAACCTATAAGATACTCGTCCGGCACGGAAAAGATGTTGCTCGCAAAGCCGTCGATGCCGCTGAAAAAGTGCCTCATTTGAAGCCGGACCTTGAATTTATCCAGGAAGCCTCCATGCTTCATGATATCGGCATTTTCCTGACCAACTCTCCTAAACTGGGCTGCAAGGGAAAACACCCTTATATCTGCCATGGCTATCTGGGCAGGGAGCTGTTGGTAAATAACGGCTTTCCGATACACGCGCTGGTATGTGAACGGCATGTTGGTGTCGGCATCACCGCAACAGAAATCGAGCGTCATCATCTTCCGCTGCCCGTGCGCAATATGGTGCCGGTATCCATTGAGGAACAGGTCGTCTGTTATGCGGACAAATTTTTTTCCAAAAACAGCCGTTCGGTTTCAAAGGAAAAGCCTTTGGAAGAAATCTTGCGCAAAATCGAACGTTACGGCGCAGATAAAGTCACGACCTTTCAGTCATGGATAAAGCTGTTCGCATAA